From the genome of Arthrobacter sp. SLBN-122:
CCTCGATCCTGGCCCGCTGCCGGGCCCGGGCCAGCTCGTCCCGGTGCACGTTGTCGGTGAGGTCAGCCAGTTCGCGGGCCAGGGCGTCGTTCGCTTCCCGGATGTCCCGCAGCCCTCGGTCACGCTGTTCGCGGTTTTCCTCGGCCAGGTCCCGTTCGTGCCGGGAGAGGTCCACGGAGAGGTCCACATACCGCAGTGCCATTTCCACGGCTGCGGATACCGCGGCGGCACGCCTGGCCTGGATGCGGCGGCGCCGGGCGCGCTGGGCCGCTTCCTCCCGGGCGCGGCGTTCGGTGGCGGCGGCCCGCTCAAGGGATGCCACCCTGTTGCCGGTGGCGGCCAGCTGCTCCTCGGCACTGCGGAGGGACAACCGCGCCTCCACCTCGGCAGCGCGGGCGGCGGAAGCTGCATGGGCCAGGGCGTCCCGCTGTTCGGTGGAGGGCTCCTCTTCAACGGGAGCTTCCTGCGCAGCGGCCAGCCGGGCGGTGATGGCGGCGAGCGCTTCCTCCTCCGCGGCAACGTTCTCCCCCGCACGTGCCAGGGAGGCAGCCAGGCGCTCACTCTCGCCCACGGCGCTGCGCAGGACCGAGTTGAGGTGGCCCAGGCGTTCAGCGACGGCGGCCAGGCGGGCATCGGATTCGTGCAGCCTGTCCAGGGCAGCGTCTGCCGCCTCCTGGGCTTCGGCGCGCCGGGCCTCGGCGGCGGCCAGGGCGAACCTGTTCCGCTCCAGGTCCGCCGTGACCGCCGAGAGGCCCCGGTCGGCGTCGTCCACTGCCGCCTGCACCTCAAGGAGAGACGGTGCCTTGGCCGAACCGCCGGCAGCGGATACAGCGGTGAACACGTCCCCTTCGCGGGTGACGGCCGTGAGCCCGGGCTGCGAGGCCACGAGCGCTGCCGCGGCATCAATGCCGGTGACGACGGCGGTTCCGGACAGCAGGTGCCGGACCAGCGGGATGTGCCCCGCAGGCCCGTCCACCAGGTCGGCGGCCCATTGCGCGCCGTCCGGCAGCGGCACCTCCTGCCCGTCCTCCCGGTGGACCGCCGCGGCCGATGCCAGGAGCAGCGACGCCCGCCCGGCGTCGTCGTCCTTGAGTACCTGCAGGACTGCGGCCGCCGTGTCCCCGTCCTGGACCAGGACTGCCTCGGATGCTTCCCCCAGCGCGGCGGCGATCGCCGCCTCGTAACCGCCTTGCACCGTGATCCCGGCTGCCAGGGTGCCCAGCACTCCCGGCATCCCGGACTCCAGCACATGCCGGGCCCCATCCTTGCGGTCCAGTCCGAGCTTGAGAGCCTCGAGCCGGGCGGCGAGGGCGTCCCGCTTGCGGACTCCCTCATTGACCGCGGCCTTGAGGCCGGCGATCTCCTGGAGGACGGTGTCCAGTGCTTCGCTGGCAGCCTCATAGTCGGCGTCGAGGGACTCCTCCCCTTCTTCCACGCCGGCCACCTGGTTTTCCAGTGCGGTGAACTCGGCCTGGGCACGGGCACGCCGTTCCGTGCCGGCGGCAAGGGACTCCCGCAGCCGGCCCAGCTCCGCCTGCGCGGACTCCACCCGGGACCTGGCGGCGGCTACTTGTCCGGCCAGGCGGGCCAGGCCCTCCCGCCGGTCCGCTGCCGCCCGGAGCTGCGCCGTGAGCCGCCGGTCCTCTGCCTGGGCTGCCTGCTCTGCTTCCGCCTTGGCGGTGCTGGCGGTGTCCAGTGCGGCGCGCCTGGACTGGATGTCCTGTTCGAGCTCGGCCAGCTCCTGCCGCACCCTGGCTGCCTGGCGCTCGAGCTGTTCGGGATCCCGCCCGGAAGGCGCCACGGTGTCTTCGGAACCCAGCAGGCGGCTGCGTTCGGTGGCCAGCGAACCGAGCGACCGAAGACGTTCGCGTGCAGTGGAGAGCCGGTACCACGTGTCCCGGGCGGCGTTGAGGCGGGGCGTGGCTTCGGCTGCCAGCTGCTCCAGCGCTGCCTGCTGCCTGCGCCCGGCTTCGAGTTCCTCCTCGACGGCGGTCCGCCGGGCTTTGAGCGCGGCCTCGTCCGCCACGTCCTGCTCCAGCGCCTGCTGCAGCTGGACGAGGTCATCGGCGAGCAGCCGGGCCCGGGCATCCCTGACGTCGAACTGGACGCGCTGGGCACGGCGGGCCACTTCCGCCTGTCTTCCAAGGGGCGTCAGCTGGCGGCGGATTTCCCCGGTGAGGTCCGTAAGTCGCTGGAGGTTGGCCTGCATGGCCTCCAGCTTCCGGACCGTCCGTTCCTTGCGCCGGCGGTGCTTGAGGATCCCCGCCGCCTCTTCAATGAAGCCGCGCCGGTCCTCCGGGGTGGCATGCAGTACGCGGTCCAGCTGGCCCTGGCCCACGATGACATGCATTTCCCGGCCCAGCCCGGAGTCGGAAAGGAGTTCCTGGATGTCAAGCAGCCGGCAGCCGGCACCGTTGATGGCATATTCGGAGCCGCCTGTCCGGAACAGCGTCCGCGAAATGGTCACTTCGCTGTATTCGATGGGGAGCGCGCCGTCGGTGTTGTCGATGGTCAGCGAAACGTGGGCGCGTCCCAGGGGCGGGCGCCCGGACGTCCCGGCAAAAATGACGTCCTCCATTTTGCCGCCGCGGAGGGTCTTGGCCCCCTGCTCGCCCATCACCCAGGCCAAGGCGTCCACCACGTTGGACTTGCCGGATCCGTTGGGACCCACCACGGCGGTGACTCCGGGTTCAAAGTCGAAGGTGGTGGCAGAGGCAAAGGACTTGAACCCCCGGACGGTGAGGCTTTTGAGGTGCAAGGCTTTTCTGGTCTCCTGGAGCGGGTGGGGCACTTTGCTGGATCCGGCTCACTACAATCTACTGCGCAGGACCGACATTTCCCCGCACCAGCACCCGGAAGCCGGGGCCGGCACACGGCCGGATATGCCAGTTCCGGCCGGGCAAAGGCATAGTTAAGCTCTTGAGCCTGCGTTTATGTGGGTACAGTCACCGCATGAATGCGCCACGGAAACGAAGAGGGGCTTGAATTGGCAGGTAATGCAACCTTCCGCCACAGCAACACTGCGCTGCTTTCGGTGAGCAGCGTCGAGGCTCCGAGGATCGTCAGTTCCACGGACTTCGACCGCCACCTGGCGTCCACGCTGAAGCGGCTGAAGTTTCCGCCCCGCCTGCTTGAGCGCGTCGCGGGCATCACTCACCGCCGGTGGTGGGCCCCTGGAACATCGTTCGACGATGCCGCCGTCGAAGCCGGCGCCAAGGCACTGGCGGAGGCCGGCATCGAGGCCTCCGACGTCGGACTGCTGATCAACACCTCGGTGACGCGGCGCAACCTCGAACCGTCCGTGGCGGTGAAGATCCACCACGGCCTCGGCCTGCCGTCGTCGGCCATGAACTTCGACCTTGCCAACGCCTGCCTGGGGTTTGTGAATGCCCTGACCCTGGCTGCGAACATGATCGACTCGGGACAGATCCGGTACGCGGTCATCGTCAATGGCGAGGACGCCCAGCTGACGCAGGAAGCCACCCTTGCCCGGCTGCAGCGGCCCGAAACCACCCGCGACGACTTCAACCGCGAGTTCGCCACCCTGACGCTGGGATCCGGGGCCGCCGCGGCCGTCCTGGGACCGGCCGATGAGCACCCCGGTGCGCATCGGGTGGTGGGCGGTGTGATGCGCGCCGGCACCGAGCACCACGAATTGTGCGTCGGCGGCATCGACGGCATGCACACCGACACGAAAGGCCTGCTCGACGGCGGCCTTCAGCTGGTGGTCGATGCGTGGCATGAAGCGCAGCCCGAGTGGGACTGGGCTGCCATGGACCGCTACGTCACCCACCAGGTCAGCAACGCCTACACCCAGGCCATCATTGACGCGATCGACCTCGACCCCGGCAAGGTGCCCATCACGTTCCCGCACTGGGGCAACGTGGGACCTGCGTCGCTGCCCATGACGCTTGCGGCCGAGGCACAGTCCCTGGGAGCCGGGGACCGGGTCCTGTGCATGGGTGTGGGTTCGGGCCTGAACACCGCAATGCTGGAAATCGTTTGGTGATCGCGGACTGGCCGGGCGTGGACGCCCGATGGTCACGTGAAATCGATGTCCCCTCCACAGCAGCCGTGGACGCGCCGGGCGCGGTGCGCCGCTGGCACGTGCTGGACAACGGGGCAGAACTCACCCGCAGCGGCCTGGCTCCCGCCGGAACCCTCCTGTGCGTGCACGGCAACCCCACCTGGTCCTACCTGTGGCGGAGCCTGCTGGCCGCCGGATCCAACCCCGCTCATCCGTGGCGGGTTGTGGCGGTGGACCAGCTGGACATGGGCTTCTCCGAGCGTACGGGCACCTTCCGCCGGCTGGCGGACAGGATCCAGGACCTGGGCGACCTGACGGACGCGCTGGCCCTGGACGGCCCGGTGGTAACGGTGGGCCACGACTGGGGCGGGGTGGTCAGCCTGGGCTGGGCCCTGGCCCATCAGGACCAACTGGCAGGCGTGGTGCTGACCAACACGGCCGTGCACCAGCCCGCAGGTTCGCCCATTCCCCCGGCGTTGCGCCTGGCCCTGCACCCGGCCGTGCATACCTGGGGAACCACCACCTCCGACGCTTTCCTGCGGGTGACGCATTCGCTGGCGCATCCGCCGTTGCCGGCAGATGTCCGCAACGCATACATGGCCCCCTACCGCACAGCCTCACGGCGTGAGGGAGTGGGCAACTTTGTTGCAGACATTCCCGTTGATGCTTCGCACCCCAGCTTTGCTGCGCTCAGCGGCGTCGCCGAAGGCCTGCGCAGCCTGGATGTCCCTGCCCTGATGCTGTGGGGTCCGCGCGACCCGATCTTTTCCGACCGCTACCTGAAGGACCTCATCGGCCGCCTCCCGCACGCCGACGTGCACCGCTACGAGGGCGCGGGACACCTGCTCGCGGAAGACCGCGACATCGCACCGGCCGTCTTCGACTGGCTTGCCGGGCGGGTTACCGGTTCCGGGGAGGACTCACCAGCGGTTCGGCGCAGCATGCCGCAGGTACCGGCCGGCGAGGGTTTCCGGCCCCTATGGTCGCTCCTCGCGGAACTGGCAGCCGGTCCCTCCCAAGGTGAACCGGCCGTCGTCGAAATGAAAGCCGACGGCACCGTTGCCCGTTCCCTTACATGGCAGCAGCTGGACAATGCTGTGGGCCGCCTCGCCGCCGGCCTGGACCGGGCAGGCGTCAGGCCCGGCAGCAGGGTGAGCCTGATGGTCCCGCCCGGGGTCGACCTGACCGTAGCCCTATATGCCTGCCTGCGGCTGGGAGCCGTCGTGGTAGTGGCCGATGCCGGCCTGGGCACCAGGGGGCTGAGCCGGGCCGTCAAGGGGGCCACCCCCGATTTCCTGATCGGTATCGATAAGGCGCTGGCCGCCGCCCGGGTGCTGGGATGGCCGGCCAGGCGCATCAGCGTCCGCGACCTGCCGGCTGCCCGCCGCCGGATCCTTGGGGTTGAGACCTCCCTCGCCGCCCTGGCAAGGGAGGGGTCCAGGCCTACCGCTTGGCCTAATGACGGCGGCGCATCACACCCGGACCCGGACTCCCCCGCCGCGGTGCTCTTCACCTCCGGTTCCACCGGTCCTGCCAAGGGCGTGGTGTACACGCATCGGCAGCTCGCCGCGATGCGGGACACCGTGGCCGAAACCTTCGGGATCCATCCGGGCCAGCGGCTGGTGGCAGGCTTCGCACCCTTCGCCTTGCTGGGGCCGGCACTGGGAACCGTGTCCGTGACGCCGGCTATGGACGTCACCGCTCCACGGACCCTGACGGCACGTGCCCTCGCGGACGCCGCGGCGGCC
Proteins encoded in this window:
- the smc gene encoding chromosome segregation protein SMC; amino-acid sequence: MHLKSLTVRGFKSFASATTFDFEPGVTAVVGPNGSGKSNVVDALAWVMGEQGAKTLRGGKMEDVIFAGTSGRPPLGRAHVSLTIDNTDGALPIEYSEVTISRTLFRTGGSEYAINGAGCRLLDIQELLSDSGLGREMHVIVGQGQLDRVLHATPEDRRGFIEEAAGILKHRRRKERTVRKLEAMQANLQRLTDLTGEIRRQLTPLGRQAEVARRAQRVQFDVRDARARLLADDLVQLQQALEQDVADEAALKARRTAVEEELEAGRRQQAALEQLAAEATPRLNAARDTWYRLSTARERLRSLGSLATERSRLLGSEDTVAPSGRDPEQLERQAARVRQELAELEQDIQSRRAALDTASTAKAEAEQAAQAEDRRLTAQLRAAADRREGLARLAGQVAAARSRVESAQAELGRLRESLAAGTERRARAQAEFTALENQVAGVEEGEESLDADYEAASEALDTVLQEIAGLKAAVNEGVRKRDALAARLEALKLGLDRKDGARHVLESGMPGVLGTLAAGITVQGGYEAAIAAALGEASEAVLVQDGDTAAAVLQVLKDDDAGRASLLLASAAAVHREDGQEVPLPDGAQWAADLVDGPAGHIPLVRHLLSGTAVVTGIDAAAALVASQPGLTAVTREGDVFTAVSAAGGSAKAPSLLEVQAAVDDADRGLSAVTADLERNRFALAAAEARRAEAQEAADAALDRLHESDARLAAVAERLGHLNSVLRSAVGESERLAASLARAGENVAAEEEALAAITARLAAAQEAPVEEEPSTEQRDALAHAASAARAAEVEARLSLRSAEEQLAATGNRVASLERAAATERRAREEAAQRARRRRIQARRAAAVSAAVEMALRYVDLSVDLSRHERDLAEENREQRDRGLRDIREANDALARELADLTDNVHRDELARARQRARIEAVETRSVDELGITPEALVAEFGPHVPVPVPAEETGDKWAALRAPVDAGGEEILEGKPYVRQEQEKRLRKAERDLASLGKVNPLALEEFAALEERHQFLSTQLEDLKASRRDLLDIIKEVDDRVQRVFAEAFEDTQAQFVRVFERLFPGGEGRLVLTDPEDMLTTGIEVEARPAGKKIKRLSLLSGGERSLTAVALLVAIFKARPSPFYVMDEVEAALDDTNLGRLITIFEELRESSQLIVITHQKRTMEVADALYGVTMRGDGVSTVISQRLGAEV
- a CDS encoding 3-oxoacyl-ACP synthase III, which translates into the protein MAGNATFRHSNTALLSVSSVEAPRIVSSTDFDRHLASTLKRLKFPPRLLERVAGITHRRWWAPGTSFDDAAVEAGAKALAEAGIEASDVGLLINTSVTRRNLEPSVAVKIHHGLGLPSSAMNFDLANACLGFVNALTLAANMIDSGQIRYAVIVNGEDAQLTQEATLARLQRPETTRDDFNREFATLTLGSGAAAAVLGPADEHPGAHRVVGGVMRAGTEHHELCVGGIDGMHTDTKGLLDGGLQLVVDAWHEAQPEWDWAAMDRYVTHQVSNAYTQAIIDAIDLDPGKVPITFPHWGNVGPASLPMTLAAEAQSLGAGDRVLCMGVGSGLNTAMLEIVW
- a CDS encoding alpha/beta fold hydrolase; amino-acid sequence: MVIADWPGVDARWSREIDVPSTAAVDAPGAVRRWHVLDNGAELTRSGLAPAGTLLCVHGNPTWSYLWRSLLAAGSNPAHPWRVVAVDQLDMGFSERTGTFRRLADRIQDLGDLTDALALDGPVVTVGHDWGGVVSLGWALAHQDQLAGVVLTNTAVHQPAGSPIPPALRLALHPAVHTWGTTTSDAFLRVTHSLAHPPLPADVRNAYMAPYRTASRREGVGNFVADIPVDASHPSFAALSGVAEGLRSLDVPALMLWGPRDPIFSDRYLKDLIGRLPHADVHRYEGAGHLLAEDRDIAPAVFDWLAGRVTGSGEDSPAVRRSMPQVPAGEGFRPLWSLLAELAAGPSQGEPAVVEMKADGTVARSLTWQQLDNAVGRLAAGLDRAGVRPGSRVSLMVPPGVDLTVALYACLRLGAVVVVADAGLGTRGLSRAVKGATPDFLIGIDKALAAARVLGWPARRISVRDLPAARRRILGVETSLAALAREGSRPTAWPNDGGASHPDPDSPAAVLFTSGSTGPAKGVVYTHRQLAAMRDTVAETFGIHPGQRLVAGFAPFALLGPALGTVSVTPAMDVTAPRTLTARALADAAAAIDATVVFASPAALRNVAATSGGLTAEGTAALKRVELLLSAGAPVPEPLLAEVQRLLPGASLHTPYGMTEALPVTDISLEQILAASADAESGAKPGTGNGVCVGRPVHGARVALIPLAADGTAPGSLPVTEAGITGEILVSAPHVKEAYDRLWLTEEASAAESGWHRTGDVGHFDADGRLWVEGRIAHVITAPGAVVTPVGAEQAIERLAGIRMAAIVGVGPAGTQAVTAVVETVPPVRKAGPAGVDLAGKVREAARTAGVSVAAVLVVPAQPTDIRHNAKIDRTRLSRWASSVLAGGRPGTP